In Nonomuraea sp. NBC_00507, the following are encoded in one genomic region:
- a CDS encoding aldo/keto reductase: MALRVERGALLGRWRRSRGVGDEVVIATKLGRQPNIPTTALTHDLEGLSAQVIRESSERSRERLGVDKLDLLYAHAYIEGPRVPPEETVHDAFDPPGRAE, encoded by the coding sequence ATGGCACTCAGGGTGGAGAGAGGGGCGCTGCTCGGCCGCTGGCGCCGCAGTCGCGGCGTTGGGGATGAGGTCGTCATCGCCACCAAGCTCGGAAGGCAGCCCAACATTCCAACGACCGCCCTCACCCACGACCTTGAGGGCTTGTCTGCCCAAGTGATACGGGAATCTTCGGAGCGAAGCAGGGAACGGCTTGGCGTGGACAAGCTGGACCTCCTGTACGCACACGCATACATCGAAGGTCCCAGGGTGCCGCCGGAGGAGACGGTTCACGACGCCTTTGACCCTCCGGGCCGCGCTGAGTAA
- a CDS encoding L,D-transpeptidase: MPLDAPRRLIGASLVAMSLVASTSAGVAASPVTLAAGPSVTATALPKATTFTELSGLPQDTDTYGKLSGIVVHPARTVAVYAHPGGKPAATLPAKQLGSQTWVPVVEARKGWYRVLLPSKPNHVTGWIKAKGLEKARSRYRAIVKLGTRQLTVMNASKKLGTWTVAIGGPETPTPVGRTFLLALMSPKEKKAYSPLILPLGTHSPTLDTFGGGPGTVAFHGWPDRKVFGKAVTHGCIRVPARALKVLAKLPLGTPVLIAP; this comes from the coding sequence GTGCCGCTCGATGCCCCCCGCCGACTCATCGGCGCCTCTCTCGTCGCCATGAGCCTCGTCGCCTCGACCTCCGCCGGCGTTGCCGCGTCGCCCGTCACCCTCGCCGCCGGCCCCTCGGTCACGGCGACCGCACTACCCAAGGCCACCACGTTCACTGAGTTGAGCGGCCTCCCGCAGGACACCGACACGTACGGCAAGCTGAGCGGCATCGTGGTCCACCCCGCACGCACGGTGGCCGTCTACGCCCACCCCGGCGGCAAGCCCGCGGCCACCCTCCCGGCGAAGCAGCTCGGCAGCCAGACCTGGGTCCCGGTGGTGGAGGCGCGCAAGGGCTGGTACCGCGTGCTGCTGCCCAGCAAGCCCAACCACGTGACCGGCTGGATCAAGGCCAAGGGCCTGGAGAAGGCGCGCAGCCGCTACCGCGCCATCGTGAAGCTGGGCACCAGGCAGTTGACCGTGATGAACGCGAGCAAGAAGCTCGGCACCTGGACGGTGGCTATTGGCGGCCCTGAGACACCCACCCCGGTGGGCAGGACCTTCCTGCTGGCCCTGATGTCGCCGAAGGAGAAGAAGGCCTACAGCCCGCTGATTCTGCCCCTCGGCACGCACTCGCCGACGCTCGACACCTTCGGCGGCGGTCCCGGCACGGTCGCCTTCCACGGCTGGCCGGACCGGAAGGTGTTCGGCAAGGCGGTCACGCACGGCTGCATCAGGGTGCCTGCTCGCGCGCTCAAGGTGCTGGCGAAACTGCCTCTTGGGACTCCAGTTCTGATCGCTCCTTGA
- a CDS encoding type II toxin-antitoxin system VapC family toxin — protein MTHALGLLDTNILILRAGIDPDELPDEMMISAITTAELSVGVLVATGPQELAQRMKILQTAEAEFDPLPFDDTAAREYGQLWTAGIASGRKPRPRTADLMIACVAIANRLPLYTCNPKDFKGLDHLITVVPVTRPQ, from the coding sequence ATGACCCACGCCCTAGGGCTGCTCGACACCAACATCCTCATCCTGCGCGCCGGCATCGATCCCGACGAGCTCCCCGATGAGATGATGATCAGTGCCATCACCACCGCGGAACTCTCGGTCGGCGTCTTGGTGGCGACAGGGCCGCAAGAACTCGCCCAGCGAATGAAGATTCTGCAAACCGCCGAAGCCGAATTCGACCCACTCCCCTTCGACGACACCGCAGCCCGCGAGTACGGCCAGTTGTGGACGGCCGGCATCGCCTCAGGACGCAAACCGCGCCCCCGCACTGCAGATCTGATGATTGCCTGTGTGGCGATCGCGAACCGGCTACCCCTTTACACCTGCAATCCCAAGGATTTCAAGGGCCTGGACCACCTGATTACGGTAGTTCCTGTCACTCGTCCCCAGTGA
- a CDS encoding type II toxin-antitoxin system Phd/YefM family antitoxin: protein MSTPEPDRSHEISQRDLRNRSAEIMDGLERGERYAVTRNGHHIGDLVPLRRRRRAVSRAEFAAVSRGMPRLDDRKYREDMDRHVNDDLYDPYDRAYGRREFAEDEG, encoded by the coding sequence GTGAGCACTCCTGAGCCCGACCGCTCCCACGAGATATCTCAACGCGACCTGCGCAACCGCTCAGCGGAGATCATGGATGGTCTGGAGCGTGGGGAGCGGTACGCCGTTACCCGTAATGGCCATCACATCGGTGATCTGGTCCCTCTTCGCCGCCGACGCCGGGCCGTGTCACGCGCCGAGTTCGCCGCCGTGTCGCGTGGCATGCCACGACTGGACGACCGTAAATATCGCGAGGACATGGACCGCCACGTCAACGACGATCTCTACGACCCTTACGATCGCGCATACGGCAGACGCGAGTTCGCGGAGGACGAGGGATGA
- a CDS encoding VOC family protein — MDNVAIVVDDLDAAVAFFTELGMGLEGKGQIEGLWADRTVGLDGVRSDIAMMRTPDGHSKLELTKYHTPAASCAEPENPPPNTLGLHRVMFAVDDIDDTIARLRAHGAELLGEVAQYEGIFRLCYLRGPAGIIVALAEQIG; from the coding sequence ATGGACAACGTCGCCATCGTCGTCGACGATCTGGACGCGGCTGTCGCGTTCTTCACCGAGCTCGGCATGGGACTGGAAGGCAAGGGACAGATCGAAGGCCTTTGGGCGGACCGCACCGTCGGACTCGACGGCGTCCGGAGCGACATCGCGATGATGCGGACCCCGGACGGCCACAGCAAGCTGGAGCTGACCAAGTACCACACCCCCGCGGCGTCCTGCGCCGAGCCGGAGAACCCGCCGCCCAACACGCTGGGCCTGCATCGCGTTATGTTCGCCGTCGACGACATCGACGACACCATCGCCCGCCTGCGCGCCCACGGCGCCGAACTCCTCGGCGAGGTGGCGCAGTACGAGGGCATCTTCCGGCTCTGCTACCTCCGCGGTCCCGCGGGCATCATCGTCGCCCTGGCCGAACAGATCGGCTGA
- a CDS encoding vWA domain-containing protein: protein MRSANGRPRAFPFYIVCDVSHSMHTAREDGRPTPFEILSNCVGELLFELEAGDPGVSEAAHVAVVSFSDKVELVLPLTRPCDAIRVPALKPGRQTDYLTVFSELVKIIEKDYRKLSKQFDVRAPVVFFITDGEPYVGQNHQDVEIWGPARDRLASLNPAPYIVALGFGTVQEDTLRRVATTLRGEVLAFVGEIGTGAATVLHGIAQAVSDSISASVNRNTAVLRGPGGMRQLR, encoded by the coding sequence ATGAGATCGGCTAACGGGCGCCCTCGCGCCTTCCCCTTTTACATCGTGTGCGATGTATCGCATTCGATGCACACCGCCCGCGAGGATGGGCGGCCCACCCCCTTCGAGATTCTCTCCAACTGTGTGGGTGAGCTGCTTTTCGAGCTGGAGGCGGGCGATCCCGGCGTCAGTGAGGCCGCGCATGTCGCCGTGGTGTCCTTCTCCGACAAGGTCGAGCTGGTGCTTCCGCTGACCAGGCCGTGTGACGCGATCAGGGTTCCGGCCCTGAAACCTGGCAGGCAGACGGATTATCTGACGGTCTTCAGCGAGCTCGTGAAGATCATTGAGAAGGATTACCGGAAGCTGTCCAAGCAATTCGACGTGCGGGCGCCGGTTGTCTTCTTCATCACGGACGGCGAGCCGTACGTCGGCCAAAACCATCAGGACGTCGAGATCTGGGGCCCCGCTCGCGACCGGCTGGCGAGCCTTAACCCGGCGCCGTACATCGTGGCGCTCGGGTTCGGGACGGTGCAGGAGGACACCCTGCGGCGGGTCGCCACCACCCTCAGGGGCGAAGTGCTGGCCTTCGTGGGCGAGATCGGGACAGGGGCGGCCACCGTGCTGCACGGCATCGCGCAGGCCGTCTCGGACAGCATCAGCGCCTCGGTCAACAGGAACACGGCCGTTCTGCGCGGACCTGGCGGGATGCGGCAGCTGAGATGA
- a CDS encoding protein phosphatase 2C domain-containing protein, with amino-acid sequence MGAEPGPSPEPTVTVTVTPSPRQGGGTASGWPLWILSGIAGGGAVLLGQLLLGRRTRTAADGRTPLGPLPQPLPVLLAGGADSRAPGVALDGGMLAHTTVRAVSIRGRRHRYRGEPLQDAYAVRLSADGRWVIAAVADGLGSTLHAEHAAAVAVRAATNLSLTPDRGWHAAFATVAGEVMRATARLGGQPIGKHSAGASDPPATTLTIGVIPADGRRGIAACAAIGDSPALWLHDGTWTEIFPPEGQRPGNVTSALPDDLGELRERQIDWGPGDVLVLCSDGFGTAMGGGGSVLAQQLVTSWSSPPTLRSFLRDVDFHLSTYDDDRTVLALWAGRHDTAVL; translated from the coding sequence GTGGGAGCGGAGCCTGGTCCGTCGCCGGAGCCGACGGTAACGGTGACCGTCACGCCCAGTCCGCGGCAGGGCGGCGGGACGGCGTCGGGCTGGCCGCTGTGGATCCTGTCCGGCATCGCTGGTGGCGGCGCCGTACTCCTCGGGCAGTTACTGCTCGGCCGCAGGACCCGCACTGCGGCCGACGGCAGAACACCACTCGGTCCGCTCCCCCAGCCGCTGCCCGTCCTGCTGGCGGGCGGCGCGGACTCGCGCGCCCCAGGCGTCGCACTCGACGGCGGCATGCTCGCACATACCACGGTCCGCGCCGTGAGCATCCGCGGCCGACGCCATCGATATCGCGGCGAACCCCTGCAGGATGCCTACGCCGTACGGCTGAGCGCGGACGGACGATGGGTCATCGCGGCCGTGGCTGACGGGCTGGGGAGCACGCTGCACGCCGAACACGCCGCCGCGGTGGCTGTGCGCGCCGCCACGAACCTCTCCCTGACCCCCGACCGCGGCTGGCACGCGGCCTTCGCCACCGTCGCCGGCGAGGTCATGCGCGCCACCGCCCGGCTCGGCGGCCAGCCCATTGGCAAACACAGCGCCGGAGCATCGGATCCGCCCGCCACGACGCTGACGATCGGGGTGATCCCCGCGGACGGCAGACGAGGGATCGCCGCCTGCGCGGCTATCGGGGACTCGCCGGCGCTGTGGCTCCATGACGGGACGTGGACCGAGATCTTCCCACCCGAAGGGCAGCGACCGGGCAACGTCACGTCCGCCCTGCCGGACGACCTTGGTGAGCTGCGGGAACGGCAGATCGATTGGGGGCCGGGCGATGTGCTCGTCCTGTGCAGCGACGGATTCGGGACGGCCATGGGTGGCGGCGGCAGCGTACTCGCCCAGCAGCTCGTCACATCGTGGAGTTCTCCGCCCACGCTGCGCAGCTTCCTGCGCGATGTGGATTTCCATCTGTCGACTTACGATGACGACCGGACCGTTCTGGCGTTGTGGGCAGGCCGTCACGACACGGCCGTCCTGTGA